Part of the Zingiber officinale cultivar Zhangliang chromosome 6A, Zo_v1.1, whole genome shotgun sequence genome, GTTGAGTGACTGAGTTGAAGGAGTCTGATAAACCGAGCTAGAGGAGTCGAGTGAACTGAGCTGAAAGAGTCTCGTGAACCAAGTCGAAGAGGTCTGTTAACCAAGTCATAGTAAGGTGACTGAATATGAGGAGTCGAGTGacaactttgacctccacctctaCTTGACTTTTGACTGAGCATCATCGACACTTGTTAATGCATGTTGACATGCAAGCTTAGAGAAAACTCAGATGTTAGGAAGTAAAGACTCTATCAATTAGAACCAACTTTAGGAGTATCAAAAATAAACTCGACCTGCTAATTCGATTCGATCCAAAAAAATTGGGTTAAAGTTTTTTGGGTTGGCTTAGGTTTGGGTCGGGACAGGTTGGATTCGGGTTGACTCAGATTGACTtgaatttaggatttaggatttttttggattaaatcaaattttattttgaaaattaagatgtttcAATACATAAATAGTAAATGTTAGTATAGCCATAATGAAATATTGAGATAGAagtaaaaaattataagaaaataataaaaaaatatttttatttggtCAGGCAAGTTATTCGGGTTGGTCGGATTATCCGGATTCAagtttaggtttagggtttttgagTTAAGCTTGGGTTTGAGTTGAAATTTTTTTAGTAATTGATTTCAAGCCAATCCGAAGGCACCCAATCCATCCTAATTGATGCCCCTAATTCACTTCGAGAGATGTAATTATGGCCACGAATAGTTACGCTAATGATTTAAGTAATAGATATATTAACTaatgattttttaataaaattatattatattaattaataggttttaattaaaataaaattaggtgtaaattaatttaattaaatttacaaTGCGTTTGatgaaatttaaagttaatttgtgTTATATAAATTATACACATAGTTTGAATCTTaattattgatatttttttttcttaaagttATACAAAAATGCTTGACTTTCGACAGTAATTAGGCTGTTTAAATTTTGAccccacaattttttttttcaatcttaaTTATGAAAAGTGAGAGGTTTAGTGATTTAATTTTCATAACTAGCTATATAATCTcgaagttttatattaaaaaacataaatattAAATTACTTTTCTTTAGAAAAAAACGCCTACACTTGGCAcaattttctaataaaatttaaccaaatgttgatttaaaaatattaattacacGTGCAATACTCGTCGAGATAACTAATCCCAACAAATCTCGTGCCAACTTCGGTGCCATTAAATGCAAAATTCTagtttatttcatcaaatttaaTGCGCTCGAAtgcattaaatttaattttaaaaattagtattaagatttttttattcaatttttaattgTTCACATATATgggaatattttttaaatattatctctcgccattatttatttcttttacttttgaaaATGTTATTCGAATTATTAAATTCTAAAAATGCGCAacaaaatctttatttttttcatgataaattTGCCATAAATTAGTGGCATTTATCATTTAAGtccaaaataatttgaaaaagacAAAAGGAGCAAGTCACTGGCAAGGCGAAAGCGGACTTCACGCGCTCACTCTTCTAGTCTTCTGTTTTAAATCAGTAAATAAAGGGACTAAAAAAGAAtactaattattttaataattgtaaCAATAATAATttgtaaataatattattatatttcctCCTTTTCCTAATATTTTCCATTAAATAAACCTTCCCATAATGGCCGTCCATTAACAAATACATTTAATATTTAAACGCATCTTTCGAAAAAAATAATTCGAGTTATTTTTCATTATTTAAACCAtttttaatttccatttattattttattgagtttaataatatttttctctTGTTATCTTCTCATGGTAATTgtatttattattaatataattaataaaaattatagttGCTTTCTCATTTTCCTGCACTGTTCTTGCTTCGTCTTTCTCTTTCTCGCATCGGCTCCGGCGAAATCGGTGGGAAATTCAGTGTTTCTTTTTGTTGTCTATTTTTGGAGTTTTTTTGTTTCGGCGAAGATCATGGTGGGGAGCTGTCGCGGAGCTTGATGATGCCCTAGGGAGTGGATTCCGGCGGTTGGTGGATCTCTTCTTCCGTTGGTTGCTGATCTGGCGGTGGCGTAAGGGTTGGGATTCCGGCTTGTGGTAGCATGGAGCTGAGGGAGGGAGGGGAGGGAGTGGTTCCTTCTCCGGCGGAGGTGGAAGCGGTGGCGGCTGTTGCGGAGGGGTCTGGGAGTTACCagcagccgccgccgccgcctgcgACGTTGGCGCTGGAAGCAGATGCTTCGAGGGAGAAAAAGCCTGCTAAAGAGGTCGGCGGTGCTGCGGCAGCGGCTACGATAATGGCTACGACAGCTGGAGGTGTGGTGGGGCCTTCGGCGGCGGCAGGAGGAGAGACCGGGGAGGCTTCTGGGCTGGTGAAGAAGAAGCGAGGGCGGCCGAGGAAGTACGGGCCGGACGGGACCCCGCTGCGGCCGCTGAACCCGATGCCGATCTCGGCGTCTGCGCCGGCCGGCGTCCAGTACACGTCGGCGGCCGCGGTGGGGGCAGTAATGAAGCGAGGTAGAGGCCGGGCGGTGGGGTCGGTGGGGTCGGTGAGCAAGACATCTTCGCAGTTCAGTCTGCAGGTGGAGCATTTATCTTCAGGTGGTTTCCCTGAGCAAACAGCCATCGCAGGTACTCCTCGTCCTTTTTCCCCCTCCTCCGTCCCCTTCATCACTTTGTTGTTATCTGCCGTGTTTTTGCTTATTTTGTCCTTAGTTTGTGAAATCGATGCTCATGCTTTTTGACCTAAAATCCAGCGCATAGCGTATGATCCCTGAAACTTCTCAGATCTATCTCTTTTTCCGTTGTCCTTTGGGTTCTCTCTGTCGCTACGTTGGGTCGACGCTGTGCGAGAAAGAAGGAACTTTAAGCAGTCCTTCTCTATGACCTCTGTTCATTCTCATTTGATTTCACCTTGAAGGTAGCTGTCAACTAGGAATTTCAAGAAGCTTGTTCTTGATCTGCAGATGCGTTGACCTCGGGGTGTTGGATCTGACAGAGAAAGCGAGGTCAGTGTAGTTTAGTTGGGAATTTCAGTACCTGAACCTTAATGAAATCCATGGTCCTCTGGTATCTGTCATCCCAATTCCCATAACTGAAGAATAAGAGTTCAAGTGGGGCTGGATCATTCAATGTTGGGTTGAATGGGGGAATAAGTGCTGATGTGGGGTTGGACCTGCTTCAAATGCTAGACGTCGTCCTGTAGGAAACTTGATTGAATACGGAGTTCAGTGAACCTTGCTGAAACCTCATCCAGAATCAATTATTAGTGTGTCTCATGCAGAATCAATTATTAGTGTGCTGGCATACAGTTGACATAACCTAATAATGAGTGGGCATCAGAATCTTTTACTTTGCGTCCTTGTAGGAGCTCAGTTTTATCATGGTATCTAGTTCCAAAACTCTAGATTTTAGTCTTTGCTATCTTATCTATTCTTCTACTGAATTAGATTAACAACAGGTGACGAGATTAAAGGAAAAGTTCTGGTAAACAAATTGAGAAAATCTAATGAATAGTATCTTATGTATTCTTTTATTGAATTAAGTTAACTAGTTAAGAAATCTAGTGAATTGTTAGATATGTAATTGATAGCTGAAAATGTTTAGTTATATTTCATGTCAGTTGTTGATTTGTTTCATAAAGATTCATTCACTGACAGTCAGTCTTCTCTTCTCTGATACTGTGACACAGGGGAGATGGTAAACTGCTCTGCAGGTGCAAATTTCTCACCTCATATAATTGTTGTTGCTGCTGGAGAGGTATTGCTTTGTCTAACCTAGAATTAATTCTATCAGTTCGAACGTTACTGAAAAAAGAGTGAGTTGTATGCCAAATTTTACACTGAACTTTCTTGTACTGTAGTTCATCACTATGAGTATTTTCAAGTCACAATTAGAGATGAATAAAATACATATTACTCTTTTGGACATGAGGAAGGATCACTGTTCTACTTTTAGTGTCAATGTTCTACTTATAGTGGCTAGAAGCTTATATGGTTACACAACAGTGTGAACTTTGGTTTTAAATTATGTAATTATTCTTGTTGTTCGGCTCTAATCTTAGTTTTTCTGGATGCGCTCGAGTTTCTTTTTGAGTACATCATTCACCAAAACTTGCATGATAATTAGCTACATTTTTGCTTTATGTATGAAGAAATGCTAAATAGACAATTAATTATAAAAGTGAAAGGATAGAGACTTAAATTTccttagtttaaaatttttaacatgATAGTTGATGCATCAAAGTGAAAGGATAGAgatagagagaaaaaaatatatatatattaactcaAAACTTGATCAATAAATGAGATCCTTTCCTAAACAACTATTTTTAAAAGTttcaattaattataaaaattaatgacTCATAACTtttaatgaattaaattttttagtgTGTTATTCTCCTCAACCAAAAATAACTTGATGGAGCAGTTGTGAAACCTAGTTACCTTTTTAACTGAGTCAAACAGTTGTTGATTTATTTCTTCAATAGTTGCCTTTTTGATGTCAATGTGTTTCCTTGCTTTATAAAAGTAGGTCGTGTCCTCTCTGATGGTGGGGTTGTTCATCATAATTGTGGAGGTTTGACAAATAATGAATATTCTAAACTTAAGATGTATAGTAATTTAAGAAAATAAGAGTACGAAATTCAATGAATAATGATGaaacatgtagaaataaaacaatCAAGAAATAATGTCAAAATAAATAGGTAATAAGATGGTGATAAAAGAAtaatgagaaaaataaataatgcaCAAGCAATTAACCTACTCAATTAAACAATAATAATGTTCAAAGAAGGGACAATGTTACTGGGTTGATAACGAAGCTGTATGATTGCCATATGCTCTGTGGACTAAacaaaaaattcataaaattattCCTTCATTCTTCATAAATCAGAGTGTTGTGCAGTTTGGGAACATGGCAAATAATTTTTTTCCATTAATCTACTAGACTAAGAATGCTGAGATGAATGCATTCAAATTTACACTTTGACAATCATTCTCTTTAATATTACGTTCTAGCTAGTGACAGGGAAGGAGCCAAGAATTTCATATTAGGGGGGTCGAAAGATGTGTGTTTACGTTGAGGAGAGGCAGCCATGTCGTCGCCCCTCCATTCGCCCCTCATTTGCCCTTCATTTCTATACACCTACATCTCTTACACTAAAAAATCGAGGGGGGAGGTCACCACCATCACTCCCACCTTAGCTCCGTCCCTACAGCC contains:
- the LOC121996021 gene encoding AT-hook motif nuclear-localized protein 1-like, with the protein product MELREGGEGVVPSPAEVEAVAAVAEGSGSYQQPPPPPATLALEADASREKKPAKEVGGAAAAATIMATTAGGVVGPSAAAGGETGEASGLVKKKRGRPRKYGPDGTPLRPLNPMPISASAPAGVQYTSAAAVGAVMKRGRGRAVGSVGSVSKTSSQFSLQVEHLSSGGFPEQTAIAGEMVNCSAGANFSPHIIVVAAGEDVTMKIISFSQQGPRAICILSANGIISNVTLRQPDSSGGTLTYEGRFELLSLSGSFMPTENGGTRSRSGGLSVSLASPDGRVIGGGVAGLLVAASPVQVVVGSFLPSFQMEHKTKKSGLEAGSVSTPASAIPLSRTNMEEEALGSRQAQPSSVTAKPGSSTTPGFTVENWSPRSSPMDINISLPGG